A genomic window from Bos javanicus breed banteng chromosome 13, ARS-OSU_banteng_1.0, whole genome shotgun sequence includes:
- the ADIG gene encoding adipogenin isoform X1 — MKYPLVPLVNELTFSFLVFWLCLPVALLLFLLIIWLRFLLSQDSAFHYFPAWFSWRQWGCGHGQRRWETLQGGERTLASEVFPCEPSLAPPLMDTRMPPETRLFSVTDDLPSPPGRSRSSSYTVKTA; from the exons ATGAAGTACCCTCTGGTGCCACTGGTGAACGAGCTGACATTTTCTTTCCTGGTGTTCTGGCTCTGTCTGCCCGTGGCCTTGCTGTTGTTCTTGCTGATCATCTGGCTACGCTTCTTACTCAGCCAAG ATTCAGCGTTTCACTACTTCCCAGCCTGGTTTTCCTGGCGTCAGTGGGGCTGTGGCCATGGCCAACGGCGATGGGAGActctccagggaggggagaggacttTGGCGAGTGAGGTGTTCCCCTGTGAGCCCAGTTTGGCTCCTCCACTGATGGACACACGAATGCCTCCAGAGACCCGGCTCTTCTCTGTTACAGATGacctccccagccccccagggaGGAGCCGGAGCTCCTCTTACACTGTGAAGACAGCATAA
- the ADIG gene encoding adipogenin isoform X2 yields the protein MKYPLVPLVNELTFSFLVFWLCLPVALLLFLLIIWLRFLLSQDSEENDSDVCLDWEPWSKNPDEFCQEEMLHSQEEERPCC from the exons ATGAAGTACCCTCTGGTGCCACTGGTGAACGAGCTGACATTTTCTTTCCTGGTGTTCTGGCTCTGTCTGCCCGTGGCCTTGCTGTTGTTCTTGCTGATCATCTGGCTACGCTTCTTACTCAGCCAAG ATTCAGAGGAAAATGACTCAGATGTATGCCTCGATTGGGAGCCCTGGAGCAAAAACCCTGACGAGTTTTGCCAGGAGGAGATGCTCCACAGCCAAGAGGAGGAGAGGCCCTGCTGCTGA